From the Clostridia bacterium genome, the window TAGCCGCGCTGCACGTCAGCTACGGCCAGCGCACGGAGAAGCGCGAGCAGCAGGCTTTTCTGGATATCTGTGAGCGGCTCGGCATCAAGCGGCGACTCATGGTGCGCAATGATTCGCTGCGCTCCATCGGCGGTTCGGCGCTGACGGACAGCGCCATCGAGGTACCCGAAGCAGGCCCGGAGATCGGGCGTGTCGTTCCTGTCACCTATGTGCCTTTCCGCAACGCTCACTTCCTGGCGGTAGCGGTGAGCTGGGCCGAGGTGATATCCGCGGAGAAGATTTATATCGGCGCGGTACAGCAGGATAGCTCCGGCTACCCTGATTGCCGGCCTGAGTACTACCGTGCGTTTAACGACTTAGTGCGTGCGGGTACCAGAGAGGGGCGCATAGAGATTCTGACTCCGTTGATCGACATGAAGAAGGCGGAGATCGTGAACCTTGGCCTTGAACTTGCGGCGCCATTCGATTTAACGTGGTCCTGTTATAGCCGGGAAGACCGTGCCTGCGGAATTTGCGAGAGCTGCGCACTTAGACTGCGCGCGTTCAGCACCGCGGGAACTAGCGATCCCATCGCATACATGCCGCAAGCCGCGCGACAGTAGCGGAGCAGGACTGATGAGAGCTGTAGGGCGGCAAACTTCTACTGCATTCGTAAAGCAGGATTCGCTGGAGGCGGGAAATGAAAAAGCAGATCGTAATGATGATGGCGTTGGTGCTGCTCGTCGGGATGCTGGCCACCTCGTCCGTGGCTCAGATGACGGGCAAGATCCGCGGTGTGGTGAAGGACGAAAGCGGCAAACCGATCGTGGATGCGCAAGTCACGTTGACCACCGTCGATAGCGGGCGCAAAGCCACCTACAAGACAGACAAGAACGGCGAGTACTTCAGCCTCGGCTTCCAGCCGGGCACGTACAACATTGTCGTAACGAAGAACGGCCAGACCCTCGCGCAGATCAACAAGGTTCCGTTGACCAAGTTTGGCGATGAGAACGTCTTCAACATCGATCTTGCCAAGGAGCGTGCGGCGCAGGGCGCGCAGATGAGCGAAGAAGACAAGAAGCGCATGGCCGCCGCCGTGGCGGAACGGGAAAAGGTGAAGGGCCTGAACCAGATGCTGGCGCAAGCGCAGGCAGCGAAGGACGCAGGCAACTGCGAACAGGCAGTTCAAATCATGCAACCGGCCGCAACACCCGACCAGACGAAGGAGCAGATCTGGGCCGCGCTGGCCGAGTACCAGGTGTGCGCCAAGCAGTACACCCCAGCGATCGAGTCTTACAAAAAGGCAATCAGCCTCGCACCGCAGAATGGCGGATATCATAACAATCTGGGCCAGGCGTATTTGAAGAACAACCAGATTGATGAAGCGATCGCCGAGTACAACACCTCCGCCCAGATTGATCCCACAAATGCGGGTATGTACTATTTCAATCTCGGTGCCGTGCTGACGAACAAGGGCAAGGTGGACGAAGCGATCGCAGTGTTTGACAAGGCAATTGCTGCCGATCCGGCGAAGGCTGACGCTTACTACTGGAAGGGCGTCAATATGCTCGGCAAAGCCACGGTGGACAAGACGGGGAAGATGACCGCGCCTCCAGGCACCGCAGAAGCGCTGAACAAGTACCTGGAACTGGCTCCGGAAGGACCGAATGCACAGGCGGCAAAAGATCTGCTGGCCAGCATAGGCGCTTCTGTACAGACCTCGTTCGGCAAGGGCAAGACCAAGAAGTAATTCGAAAGTTCTGAAGAGAAGGGCGGCCGCGGCCGCCCTTTTTGATTGCCGAGACTCGAACCTGGCCACACCACAGCTTACGGTTGGAGCGATACAATGCGGCGAGCACGATGACCAATCTAAACACACACTCGGCTGTTGTTGATTTCCGGACGGCGCGGAGGATGGTGGATGAGTACGCACAGGGACTGCGACCCACCGGCCTCGAACGTATTCCGCTGCTGCAATCCACGGGACGTGTACTAGCCGAGGCGATCCGGGCCGACCGCGACCTGCCGCCGTTCTCGCGCGCTACCCGCGACGGCTTCGCCTTACGCGCCGCAGATGTGCAGCATCCTCCTGTCGAACTTCATGTCATCGCCGAAATCCGTGCCGGCGCTCTTTCGCCGGAGTCCCTGCCGCAGGTTAAGCCGGGCGAGGCAGTCGAGATCATGACCGGTGCTCCGGTGCCGCCCGGCGCCGACGCCGTGCTGATGGTTGAGTACACCCAGCGGCAGGGTGCTAAGGTGAGCGCGCTTCGCACGGTTTCCCCGGGCGAGAACATTGTGCCGCGAGCTGCGGAAGCCCAATCGGGCGCGGTGCTACTGCCGGCTGGTATGCGCCTCGATTACGCTGCCATCGCTGTGGCGGCTTCGGTTGGCATCTGCGAACCGGCAGTTTACAGGCGCCCGCGCGTATGCGTTATCTCCACCGGCGATGAAGTAGTAGAGATAAGTGTGCAGCCCGGCCCCCACCAGATACGCAACTCCAACAGTTACTCGCTAGCCGCACAGATTCTCGCGGCTGGCGGAGAGCCGCAGATTCTGTCCATCGCTCCAGACGAGCCGAAGCGCCTGCATGAACTCCTCGCGCAAGGACTCGACTCCGACCTGCTGTTGCTGAGCGGCGGAGTTTCCATGGGCAAATACGACGTGGTCGAACAGGCGCTCGCCAAATTCGGTGCGCGTTTCCAGTTCACAGGCGTCTTGATGCAACCGGGCAAGCCGCTCGTCTTCGGCGATGCGGCACGACCGGGCGCAGGCGACGCGCGCGAACGGCGCACGTCCGTGCGAACACCGTTCTTTGGCTTACCCGGAAATCCGGTTTCGACGATGGTGACGTTCGAAATTTTCGCACGGCCGGTCATAGCCGCCCTTTCGGGAGCTTTGCCCGGGACTCTGAGGTTGACCTTTGGGAAGCTCAACTCGCCGATCAAAACCAAGACCGGCCTAACGCGCTTCCTGCCCGCAGTGCTTTCTGGGGCGTTCAACGAATGCGTGGTTGAACTCGCTCCTTGGCACGGCTCCGGCGATATAGTGGCGACGGCGCGCGCGAATTGCTACATTGTTGTGCCGCCCGACCGCGAGCATATCGCTGACGGCGAGTACGTGGCGGTCATGCTGCGTGGAGTCGAAATCTAAATTGGCTGGCAAACTTACGCATTACGACAAGTCGGGCCGCGCGTCGATGGTGGACGTGAGCGCAAAGAAAATCACGCGTCGCACCGCCGAGGCCAGAGCCTTTGTCGCCATGAAGCCTGAGGTGCTCGCGGCGCTGCCACAGAACCCGAAAGGTGATCCGCTGGAAGTAGCACGAGTGGCGGGAATCATGGCCTGCAAACGCACTTCCGAGCTAATACCGATGTGTCATCCGGTCGCCGTCTCGCACGTTGATGTGCATATGGAGCTATGCGAGAATGGCGTCGCAATCAGCTCACAAGTGACAACAACATCTGTTACCGGCGTTGAGATGGAAGCACTTGTCGCAGCCAGTATCGCCGCGCTTACCGTGTACGACATGTGCAAGGCCTTGGACAAGGGCATAGAGATTCGCGACGTAATGCTGCAACGGAAGACGGGCGGCAAGTCAGGCGACTATCGCCGCAAACCCAACACTGTCGCAAAGACTGCGCGGGATAAGAGCGCGCGAGATAAAGGGAAGTAGGCATCATCGATGGCCGGCGAAATCAAAGTCCTGCTGGTTGACGACAATCCGATGGTGCTGGCCATGCTACGGACGGCCCTGTCTCCGCTGGCAACCGTTCGAACCGCCGTAGGCGGCGAACCTGCACTGGCGATGGCGGCAGAAGATGCTCCCGACCTGGTGGTTACCGATTACCAGATGGCCGGTACCGATGGCCGTCAACTCATTAAGGCCTTGAAGTCGAAGTCTGCGTCTGCGCACATACCGATAATCCTGCTGGCCAGCAAAAGTCACATTCACGAGAAACTGAAGATGCTTCAGGACGATGTTGAGGATTTCATCGAGAAGCCATTCTTTGTGAAAGAGGCGACGGCGCGCATCAAGCGCGTGCTCGACAAGATCGCGCTGGAGAAGATGGCGCGTGAAGCGCCGGGAGAAAGCACCCTTCGTGGAACACTGGCGCAGATGAACGTGATCGACTTGCTGCAATCGCTGGAACTCGGACGCAAGACTTGCCTGCTGAGCTTCACGAGCAATGGCGACCGCTGCGAGATGTACTTCAACGAAGGCCAGATCAACCATGCCACTTACGGAGCCGTGGTCGGAGATGAAGCCGTGTTCAAGGTGCTGACATGGCAGACGGGAAACTTCCAGATTGATTTCACGGGCGGCAGCGCCGAGCAAAGCATCTCGCGCTCCACACAGGGCCTGCTGATGGAAGGACTGCGATTGCTGGATGAGGCCGGACGCGACGCTGAACAGGACAATGTGCTCGATGCGTAGGGCCGTCGTGATCACCGTCAGCGATTCGTGCGCAAGGGGCGAGCGCCAGGACCAGTCGGGACCGGCGGTCGTGCGGACGCTGCGCGCCAATGGCTTCGACGTGACCGCAACCCAGATCGTTCCTGACGATTTCGAAACCATCCAGCGCGCATTGATCTCGTCGTGTGACGCTGCCAACCTGGTGGTGACGACCGGCGGCACCGGCATCGCCGAACGCGACGTGACGCCCGATGCCACGCGAGGCGTGTGCCCACGCATGATCGATGGCCTGGCGGAGCGCATGCGCCAGCAGGGCTCGAAGCAAACGCCATTCGCGGCACTCAGCCGCGGAGTGTGTGGAATCCGCGGGTGCTCGCTGATTGTGAACCTGCCCGGAAGCCCGAAGGCCGCGACGGAGTCGCTGGCGGCAATCGTCGATCTGCTGCCCCACGCGCTCGACCTGCTCGCCGGAAAAACACAACACGAAGCCGAACAGAAGTAGCACGGCTCTGGCTTTCCTGTTCAGGTAACGATTTGCGGCTATTATTTTGAAGCGACTGCCACCCGCTTCAGCCTGTGATTGAATGTATTCACAATTTCGACCCTGAGCGCTGCTACAAGGTCAGCACCCTTGGCTGCTCTATCAGTCTCACCGAATCTCACGTAAATCGGCCTGACGATACTTAAAGCCCTTTCAAACACTGTTTCGGGAATCGAACCGACATCTATTTGAGCTATAGTGCCTGCGCTGGCTCTTGGTCTTCTGAGATGCAAACTCACGGTAGCCATCATGACGTAAAAAAGCAGGTTGTTGCGATGGCGCCTGTCGGTCTCCGCTTTACGTAGATATGCCTCTGTTGCTTTTCGAACATGCGCACACACGCTATACAAGCCGATATCAAACTTTGTGTTAAATACTTTGTGGTAATTTGCTTTTTGGAAATATCGGGCTGGGCGAGCGCGGGCGTGATCTGGTTCTTGTAATAGAATCGCTGCTACCGCTTGCGCCAGCTCAGTTATGCCAACGACACGAGCAAGTGGCTCGTTCCTCCGGCGCCAAGAATTCTTGCGCCTGTCATAGTACAGTCCAGAAGACTTGAACACTCGCTCGATGTCCCTATGAATTGACTCCGTTGCCCACAGCGAGGCGGCGGGAATGCTAGTTTGGCTGTTTGTTGCTCGGATGATGGAATCGTGGACATCGCTGTTTGACGACCCAATAACACGTACCACCAACTCACGGTCGTCTGTCTTTTTCGCCTCTGGGTGTGACCGAAAGTAGTTGAAGATTTCTTGAGACGTTTGAAGCCCGTTGACAATCTGAGGGTCTTCGAAAATCAACTGTTTCGTGGTCGGAGTAAGTTTCTCAGCAACGATGGTAATACCATTGTTGAGCCACCAAAATTCGTTCGCACCATGGTGCTCTAGAGTTGACTTGATTCCTTCATTCACGGAAACGTCGCCTTGATAATCTCGAACATTCGATTCGAAAAGGTACGACAACAGTTCGCCAGTGTTCTCGTCGGTAATGAACCGGAGATAGTCAGACAACTTAACGAGTGCGATGGCCCCTAAACCGCACTTATCCGAAGCGACTGAGTCAGAGCATTTAAGGTCGAATGACGACTTCGGGGGCTTGTGCGCAATTTCAATTAGCTGTCGTGCACCAATAAATTTGAACGTGGCCTCGGTTATGGTCGGCAGCAATGACTTTGAGTCATTTTCTATCTCGCAGGCTTTGTCATTTATTAGTGGCGCGATTGATTGAACGTCACCTCTGGACACGTAAACATAAGAGAGGGTGAATTTCGGGAACTTCGTGCTCAACACTTTATGAGCGATCCGAAATCGGCCAATTACGTCAAGCAACGCCTCATTGTATGTCTCGGAAAAATGTTTAGGTTCAAGGTCAAGAGATAAGATTGCAGAACAAGTGTCTTTGAGTCGCAGGAGGCGCTGTAGCACGAAACTTGTTTCTCTGGTCGCCTGTATCACTATCAGGTCAACTTGAATGTTCTGTTTCAATGTCCGTAGCGCCTGCGCCTGTTCCTCATCACGAATCAATCGCCCGTTCACCAGAAGATAGATTGCATCAATTCCACCATCGGAGCCGCCTTCGCCTCGCCCTGTGATGCCGTACTGAACTTCTTCATTGTCTAGCTGCTTGTCTCTAAGGACTTGCTGGGCGGCAAAGAGTTCAAAGTAGTCATCCTCTTTCATTTCTGGCGCGAATTGAGTTCGGCTCTCAGCGAGAATATCGTCTAGAACTTTCAAATCAGTCGTAGTCATATTTTTCCGTCGCAATGCAGGCTGGATTCGGCCAACATCTTGGACTTCTCGACGCACGCAGTCAATCGTGAATTGATGGTCGGAATCCGGCACCTCGGAAGCACAACGTAAACCGAAGTCCCTCCCCGCAACACAAGCGGATCCACCTTACCTAGGACTGACTTCATGGGCTCAGGAGTGCCGCCCCTTCGGGCGGTCCGCAACGAGGTTAGCTTCCATCTTTTGACTTGCGACGGGGTGAAGTGCACACAAAAAAAAGGCGGTCCGCCCGGATATTGCGAGCTGGACCGCCCCTTTGTTAAAGCGAAAGCGTGTTCTTACTCTGTCGCGAGCTGCCAACCCTTCTTGCCGACGACGAGCTTGACGGTGGTCGATGCCGGTGCGGCGTGGTAATAATCCGCTCCGTGCTTCTGGATCACCGTAGCGCGTTGCCATGAAGAAAGTGCCTGCAACTCTTTGCCGGACGCATCGAAGAGCTCGCCCATGCTATTGGGCTCCCACTTCCATGAGTACTGCACGAAGGCGACGTTCGGACCCTGCATCGTTACCTTCTGCACTTCAAGGAGCTTGCGCGCCGCCAGCGGAACCGTGTATTCGGCAGTGCCGTCCGCATCTTTCTGCGGCGGAAATTCCGGGAAAGCGGCCAATGCCTGTTCGCCCTTCGGCGTCAGCTTAATCTGCTTGCGGGCATTTGCATCCGGCTTGCCGATGGTGACAAATCCGGCTTTTTCCAACACGGTGTAATGCGGCTCTGTTGCCGTGCTCCAGCCGATCAGCCCGGTCTGGAACGCAGTTGTCGCGGGGCCTTTGGCCTTCAGAGTTTGCTCGATGACCTGGGCAGCGTCTTCCGGCTTTAGAGTTTTCTTCGATTGGAAAATAATGTACCCGAGTCCGCCGACCACGATGAGAACCAGTGCGGCGATCATGACTACAGGACCAAGGGAGGATGACTTCTTTTCCAGAGCAATTTCTTCTTCAAACATCGGTATCCCTCCTGTGAGAGTACCAACGGCGGCCGTCTTCTTCCGTCCGATACCTTTATGATAGGCCCGGTGAATACCCTCTTCCAAGCGCTTTTCAGCCGCTGGACATTACTTTGGAGGGACGGCCCCGGCCCGGACATGTTCCAATACGAGCGTTCGAAAGGTGAGTAGCCGGTGCGCAAGGCCGTCCTGATCTACAACCCATTCGCCGGGGGCGGGCGCGGCGAGCGCCAAAATGCGATCGAAGCCGTTGCGTCCGTGCTGCGTGCGGGTGGCATAGATGCTGCGCTGGCGCCCACGCGTGCCGCTGGATCAGCCCCGGAGCAGGTGCGCGAGGCGCTGCGCGAAGGCTGCGATATGGTCGTCGCCTGCGGAGGCGACGGCACCGTTCACGAGGTGTTGCAGGGCTTGGCGGAGACGTCAAGCAATGCGTCGCTCGGCTTGATTCCCCTGGGTACCGGGAATGTATTGGCGAAGGACCTTGGGCTTCCTGCAAATCCAATTGCCGCAGCACGCTCGCTGTTGCAGTTCCGGCCGAAGCGAATCGCCGCGGGAAAGCTGTGCTACTGCAACGCTGCCGGCGAGGCCGTGGCGCGCTACTTCACAGTAGCGGCCGGCGTTGGCGCGCATGCGCAACTGATCTATGCGGCCAATGCCAACGTGAAGCAGCAGCGCGGCCTGGTTGCGTACTACACAAAGGGATTCCATGTGTTGTTCACGCATCCGTTTGCACCCTTCGAGGCGGAGGTAACGCGCGTGGACGGTGAGACCATGCGCGGCACGGTGCAGGAGATCGTCGCCATGCGCGTTCGTTCCTTCGGTGGGATGCTAAAGCGCTGGATGCCGGGTGGTGCGCTGGAGCACGACTATCTGCAACTGGTCGTAATTCGTGATGCGTCGCGTCGCGGATTGGTGCCCTACACGGCGGCAACCATACTTGGGTCGAAATGGAGACCGGCGGGAGTGGAGATCATGCCGGCGGCACGCGTTCTCTGCAAGCCTGCTGCGTGCCCCATCGGCGAGACGGCGCGCATCCACGTGCAGGCCGATGGTGAAATTATCGGGCAGATGCCGCTGGAAATTTCCATTGTGCCGAATGCCTTTACGCTGCTGATGCCGAGAGCGTAGAGTCCAAGAAGGATTGTGCGCCGGATCAATAGCGCGTGCATCCAAAGTCAATTGCGTCTAATTCCGACGGGGACCGAATAAATTGGAACCAGTCACACACTTCTTGACCGGGGCCTGTATGGCCCGCGCCGGATTCACGCGCAAAACCGCGCTGGCAACCGCGACCATGGTGCTCGCCGCCGAAGCCCCAGATATCGACATGCTGTGGTACCTCGGAGGAAGCAGCGTCGGCTTTGTCCATCATCGCGGCTTCACCCATACCCTCATTGGCATACCCGTTCTTTCCGCCTTGGTGGTCGTTTTGATGTATGCGTGGCATCGCTGGCGAAGTCGAGGCGAAGGCCCGTTTCCAAGGCCGGCTGGAGAGGCCGGGCCGCTGGCTCCGCGCTGGGGTGTGCTGTTCGCGCTTGCGTGCCTCGCCGGCTATGCCCACCTCCTGCTAGATTTCACCAACAACTACGGAGTGAGACCGTTCTTTCCGTTCAATGCGAAGTGGTATTCGTGGGACATCGTTTACATTATCGAACCGGTGATTCTGGTCGTGCTGTTAGTGGGACTCGTGCTCCCCATGTTGTTCTCGCTGGTCAATGAGGAGATCGGCGCACAGCGCACAACATCACGCGGACGCGGAGGTGCCATCTTCGCGCTGGTTGCGCTGCTGATGATCTGGGGATTCCGCGACTTTCAGCATCGCCGGGCAGTAGAGGCGCTGCGCTCGATGGTTTACCAGAACGAGCCGCCATTGCGAGTATCCGCTTACCCCTACCATACCAATCCGTTCGCCTGGCACGGGGTGGTGGAGACGGACACGTTCTACGAAACGGTTCACGTGGATTCGTCGCGTCCGGAAGTGGACCCGAATGGGCGTGCGCTGGTTTACTACAAGCCCGAGGAGACCGCCGCTATTCGTGCAGCGAAGGATTCGTATCTCGGACGTGGATATTTCGACTGGTCGGTGTACCCGGTGATCGAACAAGAGAAGCGCAACCCGGAAGGTGGCTACGTCGTGCGCTTCCGTGATCTGCGCTTTGCGACTCCGGAGCGCCGATTTACGCCGCTGAGCGCCTATGTGCTGCTGGATGAGAATCTAAAGGTGATGGACGCGGGCTTCCGTTCCAGGAACCCTGTTCGCGACCGCTTGGAAAGCGACGCGCCTCCCGAGAACGGCGGAACGCGCTGAGCTGAATACTGAGAACCGCGCCGACGTGACGTAGACGCTTGACGTAGCGGTACGGTCGTTGACAGAATCAATGTTCACAAACACGAGGTGACCATGCTGGCGTACCTGTTCGTTGTTGCTGCAATCGCACTCCGCTTCCTGCCCCACCCGCTGAGCTTCACTCCTGTTGCTGCCTCGCTGTTGTTCTTTGGCGCCAGGATGCCTCGCAAGCATGCCTGGATTCCGCTTGCGATGCTGGCTGCGAGCGACGTGATCTTGACCAAGGTTATGTACGGCTATCCGCTTACTGCCGACCACGTCCTGACGTGGGCGTGGTATGCCGCAATCCTCGGTCTGGGCTCGTTGCTGGCCAACAATGGCAGCGCGCTACGCATTGCCGGCGCTTCGTTGACGGCTTCTATCTCATTCTTCGTGGTCAGTAACTTTGCCGTGTGGATGGTCTGGGACATGTATCCGAAGACGCTGAGCGGCCTGATGACCTCCTACGTTGCCGCGGTTCCCTACTTCCGCAATACGTTAGCGTCTGACCTGCTGTTCACGGCGGTCGTGTTCAGCATCGGTATTGCCGTCGAAGCGTTTTCCGGCAAGACCGCGAACCGCTCGGCCACAGCATAGTTGCAGTAGAAAACCTGGCCGGGCTATCGACCCGAAAGTTGATAGCTGGACCAGTTGGAAATCGAAAAGCCGGAGGTTAGGGATCCGGCCCAGAGTGCTGATGAACCCCGCCGTTTTTTAGCGGGGTTCGATGTTTACGGAGTTAATTTAAATTTCGGGTGGATGGGTGGTTGCGACCCCCGTGGTTAGCCGTGCGATAACCGATAACCGCGTAGATGATCGCTCTCAACATTCTCTCTGCAGATACGAACTCTCTGCAGATACGAAGTCCTCGCAAGACGCGAGGACTTTGTGAAGTACTTGTCAGCGATCCGGGAGCGCCAGCAGTGACGGCGTTTGTAGTGCTCTTTCCAGATTCTGCGCAACCGATCGCAGTGGCAGCGTGCTTACCGCACGTCAACCTTCAAATTGATGCGCGCTTCGGCGCGGCTATCGAATGCGCTTAGCGTTTTGGAATCGCTCGCCTTGCCGTTCACTTCGGCGTGGACTTCATAATCCACATTGGGCGAGAGCGCGTGAAAACGGTAGCCGCCTTCGCTATCGGCGATGAAGGTTTTCACTGTCAGTGTTTTCGTGTTCTTCAGGTATACGATGGCACTCGGCAGAGGTCGATCGCCTTTGTCGGTTACCTGGCCAACGAGCGAGCGCATCCGCTGTTGGGCAACCTCAACCGAATCGCGCGCACCTCCGATCTGACCGGTTGCCATGGCAACAGCGGCCAGCAGCAGCACACTTACGGCGAGAGTCTTTTTCACCGTTACCCTCCAACTTTGTATTCCTTAGTCTACTCTGTTAGATGCAGGCCGACATCCTGGCGCTCATCATTCTCGATGCGCACCTCCAGTTGCGGTTGGGCCTTTCCCTTGGTCTTTACATCGGCCCACACGATATACGAAGCCTTGCCGGCCGGGACACGTTGCGCGAATTCGCCGCGGCGGTCGGAGATACGCTCCCAACGCGCTTTCTTCTCGTCTGTGCGCCGTATCTTGATGCGCACGCCGGAAGCGGGCCGATTGTCTGGCGTCCACACTGTGCCATAAATCAGGGCGTAGGGCTCTAGTTGCTTGTCCGCAGAAAACGCGGGCATTGCCGGCCCCGCAAGCACAAGGCCGAGCACAGCCAGCAGGAGTATCCGCCGGGCAGCGAAGGACGCTGCGGAACGTCGTGCGCTCCGCTCAGAAGTCACTTTCTTCCTCTTCTTCCACGGTGTCCGTCTCGTCCTTGACCTTCGTGAGTTCGAGAGGGCCGACACCGACGACTTCGAAATCGCAGCCGCACTCCAGGCACGACACGATTTCCCCCTCGTCTAGTTCGCTCTCTTCAACATCGAGATCACTTTCACATTCTGGACATAAAACCATGATTGCCTCCCAAGATCGACGCACCACCCGGTTCGACCTTATTGCCGAAGTGAAGCCGCAAAGAACCCGGGCGTCGCCGCACTTTTATATTTAGAATCACTTTCCGGCAGCGTCAAGTGCCGGCTGCAGACAAATGTACAAATTCACTTCGCCTTCAAAAGACTTTCTTTGCCAAGGAAGGGGACTCATGAATCACAGATACAGCTTTCTTTGGGTGGCCGTTCTGATGATGTCGACCGGAGTCGCGGTTGCCCAGCAGAAATCGGATGCTGCTTCCAGCACGAACCGTCCCGATGCCGCCGTTCGGAAGGCGATTACCCAAGTCGAAGCCGCGAACCTCAGGAACACTGTAGATAAGCTGGTCTCGTTCCACACACGCCACACTCTCTCCGTCGATATGCCGCCCGCTTCGGGCAAAGGCATCGCTGCCGCGCGCGATTGGATCAGGTCCGAATTCGAGCGTTACAGCAAGGATTGCGGCGGCTGTCTCGACGTGCGCCTGGACTCGTTCACCGAAGCGCCCACCGAGCGCATCCCGAAGCCGACAGAACTTTCCAATGTTTATGCGGTTCTCCGTGGTACTGATGCGGCGAATGCGAAGCGAGTTTACCTCATCACAGGGCATTACGATACTCGCGCGTCCGAGACCAACGACTTTGAAAGTGCATCGCCGGGCGCGAATGACGATGGTAGCGGCGTCGCCGTCGTGCTGGAATCGGCGCGCGTGTTGAGCAAGTCGAAGTTCCCGGCCACCATTGTCTTCATGGCCGTGGCTGGCGAAGAGCAGGGATTGAACGGCGCACGTCACTTCGCGAAGATGGCGAAGGCGGAAGGGTGGAATGTCGAAGCCGTACTCAACGATGACACGGTTGGCGGCGACAAATCCGATCCCAGGCAGGACCGCACGATCGTTCGCGTCTTCTCCGAGGGGATTCCACTTTCGGCAAATCCGCAGCAGATTCGGGCGATTCGCGCCACCGGCTCAGAGAGCGACTCCAGCTCGCGGCAACTCGCGCGGTACATCGTCGATGTCGGACGCCAGTATCTGCCGGCGCGTGGCCTCCAACCGAAGATGATCTTCCGCAGCGACCGCTTCCTGCGCGGTGGCGACCACACGGCATTCAACGAACAGGGTTATGCTGCCGTCCGGTTCACCGAGTACCGGGAGAACTACAATCATCAACACCAGAACCCTCGGACGGAAAATGGCATCGAATATGGTGACCTGCCTAAGTTTGTCGATTTCGATTATGCGGCAAACGTGGCGCGCCTGAATGTCGCGACGCTGGCTTCTCTGGCCTCGGCTCCCGCGCCGCCATCACAGGTCCGGCTCCTCACGAAGAACTTGGAGAACGACAGCACTCTACGCTGGGAAGCGGCGCCAGGTGGCCTCGCGACCGCATACGAAGTGCTCTGGCGCACGACGACCTCGCCCACTTGGGACAACGTCGAGAGGGTTGGCAGTGCGACTATGGCCACGATTCCGCGCTCCAAGGACAACGTGATCTTTGCCGTACGCTCAGTCGATTCGAAGGGGCATCGCAGCCTTCCGGTCATCCCGGTTCCGGAACGCTGATCGGC encodes:
- a CDS encoding diacylglycerol kinase family protein gives rise to the protein MRKAVLIYNPFAGGGRGERQNAIEAVASVLRAGGIDAALAPTRAAGSAPEQVREALREGCDMVVACGGDGTVHEVLQGLAETSSNASLGLIPLGTGNVLAKDLGLPANPIAAARSLLQFRPKRIAAGKLCYCNAAGEAVARYFTVAAGVGAHAQLIYAANANVKQQRGLVAYYTKGFHVLFTHPFAPFEAEVTRVDGETMRGTVQEIVAMRVRSFGGMLKRWMPGGALEHDYLQLVVIRDASRRGLVPYTAATILGSKWRPAGVEIMPAARVLCKPAACPIGETARIHVQADGEIIGQMPLEISIVPNAFTLLMPRA
- a CDS encoding metal-dependent hydrolase, with the translated sequence MEPVTHFLTGACMARAGFTRKTALATATMVLAAEAPDIDMLWYLGGSSVGFVHHRGFTHTLIGIPVLSALVVVLMYAWHRWRSRGEGPFPRPAGEAGPLAPRWGVLFALACLAGYAHLLLDFTNNYGVRPFFPFNAKWYSWDIVYIIEPVILVVLLVGLVLPMLFSLVNEEIGAQRTTSRGRGGAIFALVALLMIWGFRDFQHRRAVEALRSMVYQNEPPLRVSAYPYHTNPFAWHGVVETDTFYETVHVDSSRPEVDPNGRALVYYKPEETAAIRAAKDSYLGRGYFDWSVYPVIEQEKRNPEGGYVVRFRDLRFATPERRFTPLSAYVLLDENLKVMDAGFRSRNPVRDRLESDAPPENGGTR
- a CDS encoding DUF6580 family putative transport protein; its protein translation is MLAYLFVVAAIALRFLPHPLSFTPVAASLLFFGARMPRKHAWIPLAMLAASDVILTKVMYGYPLTADHVLTWAWYAAILGLGSLLANNGSALRIAGASLTASISFFVVSNFAVWMVWDMYPKTLSGLMTSYVAAVPYFRNTLASDLLFTAVVFSIGIAVEAFSGKTANRSATA
- a CDS encoding carboxypeptidase-like regulatory domain-containing protein, with product MKKTLAVSVLLLAAVAMATGQIGGARDSVEVAQQRMRSLVGQVTDKGDRPLPSAIVYLKNTKTLTVKTFIADSEGGYRFHALSPNVDYEVHAEVNGKASDSKTLSAFDSRAEARINLKVDVR
- a CDS encoding M28 family metallopeptidase; translation: MNHRYSFLWVAVLMMSTGVAVAQQKSDAASSTNRPDAAVRKAITQVEAANLRNTVDKLVSFHTRHTLSVDMPPASGKGIAAARDWIRSEFERYSKDCGGCLDVRLDSFTEAPTERIPKPTELSNVYAVLRGTDAANAKRVYLITGHYDTRASETNDFESASPGANDDGSGVAVVLESARVLSKSKFPATIVFMAVAGEEQGLNGARHFAKMAKAEGWNVEAVLNDDTVGGDKSDPRQDRTIVRVFSEGIPLSANPQQIRAIRATGSESDSSSRQLARYIVDVGRQYLPARGLQPKMIFRSDRFLRGGDHTAFNEQGYAAVRFTEYRENYNHQHQNPRTENGIEYGDLPKFVDFDYAANVARLNVATLASLASAPAPPSQVRLLTKNLENDSTLRWEAAPGGLATAYEVLWRTTTSPTWDNVERVGSATMATIPRSKDNVIFAVRSVDSKGHRSLPVIPVPER